The proteins below are encoded in one region of Bacteroidetes Order II. bacterium:
- the secA gene encoding preprotein translocase subunit SecA has protein sequence MLKFIQKVFGGSPNERELKKLWPLVDEINDHYNTLQNLTDEELRAKTVGFKSVIRKALEEIEADKQAIELRLRGMLDSSGDGAPVAELSLEDRMALYQEIEKLDKEWQDTLQITLDQILPEAFAVIKETCRRFVGKEWMAGGTMIRWDMVPYDVQLLGGIVLHKGRIAEMKTGEGKTLVAVAPVYLNALSGRGVHLVTVNPYLAQRDMEWMRPIFEFHDLKVGCIDQSEPHSESRKAAYDADITYGTNNEFGFDYLRDNSFVVEPEHLMQRAHNFAIVDEIDSVLIDEARTPLIISGPVPQATEGQFAQYKPFVQKLVDAQVRLVARFVADAEKHLAANKTDEAGLALLRAHRGFPKNKALTKLKTESGVSPLLQKTEYFYLQDNAKRMPEVDEALYYAVDEKNHSLEMTEMGRKYVAQLANHDENFFVLPDVGEGIARIKAEIEVEIAAADKDWTDLEGEERDNVRREILRRAELNRQEKERQLYAEVSEKADRIHAINQLLRAYTYYEKDVEYIVEEDKILIVDEQTGRVLPGRRYSDGLHQAIEAKENVKVQAATQTYATITLQNYFRLYAKLAGMTGTAETESAEFFSIYKLEVNVIPTNRNITRKDLEDLVFRTKREKYNAVLDKIAEYQQRGQPVLVGTTSVEVSEMLSRLLTRKGIKHNVLNAKVDRAKAEALIVAEAGQRGAVTIATNMAGRGTDIKLAQGISNLGGLAILGTERHESRRIDLQLRGRSGRQGDPGESQFYVSLEDDLMRLFGHDRTAKVMDKMGMEEGEVITHPWVTKSIERAQTKVEQNHFSTRKRQLEFDDVLNAQRHVIYDRRMHALKGERLRGDVLQMLQDTCDEIARQYVPSKDFDGLRDEVLRQFALILELDAATFQSITEKALAQSVYKQAEAAYHAKRQLLAESFHHGVQQMIKNAVEPPEKIVVDFTDGLKILRVVVDVAQVLATGGQEVNDALERAAILSTIDDRWVEHLRELDDLKEGIYLRAYGQKDPLVEYKVEAFSLFSDLLNDLNKQALSIVFRSGLLVQERERAETIRKTSRLDSKRAKATQAKAESGFGVGADDVYKEGQAKEDPTVKQAPIVRNKEEKISRNDQVKVMNPTTGEVVEVKYKKAQQMIQKGWSLVR, from the coding sequence ATGTTAAAATTCATTCAAAAGGTTTTTGGCGGTTCGCCAAATGAACGGGAACTCAAGAAACTTTGGCCCCTTGTGGACGAAATTAACGACCACTATAATACACTCCAAAACCTAACCGATGAGGAATTGCGGGCCAAAACCGTCGGGTTCAAATCCGTCATCCGAAAGGCCCTTGAAGAGATTGAAGCCGACAAACAAGCCATTGAGTTGCGCCTACGCGGGATGCTGGATAGTAGCGGCGATGGCGCTCCCGTAGCAGAATTGTCTTTGGAAGACCGAATGGCCTTGTATCAGGAAATCGAGAAATTAGACAAGGAATGGCAAGATACCTTGCAAATAACCTTAGATCAGATCCTACCCGAGGCCTTTGCAGTGATTAAAGAAACCTGTCGGCGTTTTGTGGGGAAAGAATGGATGGCTGGCGGCACCATGATCCGGTGGGACATGGTACCCTACGATGTTCAGTTACTCGGTGGTATTGTCCTTCACAAAGGACGGATTGCAGAAATGAAAACGGGTGAAGGCAAGACCTTGGTTGCCGTTGCTCCTGTTTATTTAAATGCACTTTCGGGGCGTGGAGTACACCTTGTTACGGTTAACCCATATCTGGCTCAACGGGACATGGAGTGGATGCGTCCCATTTTCGAGTTCCATGACCTTAAGGTTGGATGTATTGACCAAAGTGAGCCTCATTCGGAAAGCCGTAAAGCGGCCTACGATGCGGATATCACCTATGGAACGAATAACGAATTTGGTTTTGACTATCTACGGGATAACTCTTTTGTGGTTGAGCCCGAACACTTGATGCAGCGAGCGCACAACTTTGCCATTGTGGACGAAATTGACTCAGTATTGATTGATGAGGCAAGAACACCACTGATCATCTCCGGACCAGTTCCTCAAGCCACCGAAGGCCAATTTGCGCAATATAAACCTTTTGTACAAAAACTTGTAGATGCCCAAGTCCGATTGGTAGCACGTTTTGTGGCCGATGCCGAAAAACACCTCGCAGCCAATAAAACCGATGAGGCTGGCTTGGCCTTGTTACGTGCGCACCGAGGATTTCCCAAAAACAAAGCCCTCACCAAGCTAAAGACAGAATCTGGCGTTTCTCCACTTCTACAAAAAACCGAGTATTTCTACTTGCAGGACAATGCTAAGCGCATGCCAGAGGTAGATGAAGCTCTATATTATGCCGTTGACGAGAAAAACCACTCGTTAGAAATGACCGAAATGGGTCGGAAGTATGTGGCACAATTGGCCAATCACGACGAGAACTTCTTTGTACTCCCCGATGTAGGCGAAGGCATTGCCCGTATTAAAGCCGAAATTGAGGTTGAAATCGCTGCCGCCGACAAAGACTGGACCGATCTCGAGGGCGAAGAACGGGACAACGTCCGACGAGAAATCCTGCGGCGGGCCGAACTAAATCGTCAGGAAAAGGAACGTCAATTGTATGCCGAGGTCTCGGAAAAGGCAGACCGCATACATGCCATTAACCAATTACTCCGCGCATATACCTATTACGAAAAAGACGTTGAGTACATTGTAGAAGAAGATAAAATCCTGATTGTAGATGAACAAACCGGACGGGTTTTGCCCGGACGCCGTTACTCCGATGGATTACACCAAGCAATAGAGGCCAAAGAGAATGTGAAGGTACAGGCGGCTACCCAAACCTATGCCACCATTACGCTGCAAAACTATTTCCGGCTCTATGCCAAACTTGCGGGTATGACAGGTACCGCCGAGACCGAATCAGCTGAATTCTTCTCTATTTACAAGTTGGAAGTAAATGTTATCCCGACCAACCGCAACATTACCCGTAAGGATTTGGAAGACTTGGTTTTCCGGACCAAACGCGAGAAGTATAACGCGGTATTAGACAAAATTGCGGAATACCAACAACGCGGGCAACCCGTTCTTGTCGGTACCACTTCGGTTGAAGTTTCCGAAATGCTTAGCCGTTTGCTTACGCGTAAAGGCATTAAACACAATGTTTTGAATGCAAAAGTGGATCGGGCCAAAGCGGAAGCGCTCATTGTTGCAGAGGCTGGCCAGCGTGGTGCAGTAACCATTGCCACCAACATGGCGGGACGGGGAACGGATATAAAATTGGCACAAGGTATTTCCAATTTGGGTGGATTGGCGATTTTGGGTACCGAGCGCCACGAAAGCCGTCGAATAGACCTCCAATTACGCGGACGTTCTGGGCGCCAAGGCGATCCGGGGGAGAGTCAGTTTTATGTCTCGTTAGAAGATGACCTCATGCGGCTTTTCGGACACGACCGAACGGCTAAGGTGATGGACAAAATGGGCATGGAGGAAGGAGAGGTCATTACGCACCCTTGGGTGACCAAGAGCATAGAGCGTGCACAGACCAAGGTGGAACAAAACCATTTTTCTACCCGGAAGCGTCAGTTGGAATTTGATGATGTTTTGAATGCACAACGCCATGTAATCTATGACCGTCGGATGCACGCCTTAAAAGGGGAACGGCTACGAGGCGATGTTTTGCAGATGCTTCAAGATACCTGTGACGAGATTGCCCGCCAATATGTGCCCTCGAAAGACTTCGATGGCTTGCGCGATGAAGTCTTGCGACAGTTTGCCCTTATCTTGGAGTTAGACGCGGCTACATTCCAAAGCATTACCGAAAAAGCCCTCGCGCAATCTGTCTATAAACAAGCAGAAGCGGCCTACCATGCCAAACGCCAACTGCTAGCCGAGAGTTTTCATCATGGCGTTCAGCAAATGATTAAAAATGCGGTAGAACCACCAGAAAAGATTGTGGTGGACTTTACCGACGGGCTAAAAATCCTGCGGGTGGTGGTGGACGTAGCACAAGTGCTGGCTACTGGTGGCCAAGAAGTGAACGATGCACTGGAACGTGCTGCCATTCTTTCCACCATTGATGACCGTTGGGTGGAACACCTCCGAGAATTGGATGACCTGAAAGAAGGCATTTACCTTCGTGCCTATGGTCAGAAAGACCCCTTGGTTGAATATAAAGTGGAAGCTTTTAGCCTCTTTTCCGACTTGTTAAACGACCTGAACAAACAAGCACTCAGTATTGTATTCCGTTCTGGCCTGTTGGTACAAGAACGGGAACGCGCCGAAACGATTAGGAAAACATCCCGTCTCGATAGTAAACGCGCAAAGGCAACGCAAGCAAAAGCAGAAAGCGGCTTTGGGGTAGGCGCCGATGATGTGTACAAGGAAGGTCAGGCAAAAGAAGACCCAACCGTTAAACAAGCCCCTATTGTTCGGAACAAAGAAGAAAAAATCAGCCGAAACGACCAAGTGAAGGTTATGAACCCGACAACCGGTGAAGTAGTAGAAGTGAAGTACAAAAAGGCCCAGCAAATGATTCAGAAAGGATGGAGCTTAGTCCGGTAA
- a CDS encoding DUF4249 domain-containing protein has translation MQQVLLYMVQLVGLACLIGGSMGCEQFNQPVTLDALPLPKLLIINSIFSPDTFWEVSVTLPKERFEDDTATSYFADATVRIFGNDQLVETLPFVVSCACYRSSSQKPQPGVGYRLEVSASGYPTATAFSQLPQRLTLDQETVVMSHSTERGPQNTVNRRLSALVAMTFTDSPVVGDRYMIAISQETDTASGNHTFPTVVTGYRFKTTSEWLATSGAFNDELSGDEDRRRIAPFLDTGMEGQQIKIPITFSGYTLRYREAQTTDGAKLFTDRMKYRIMIARLSPELYLYERSVIDQRTFSDVPIVEPVPIYSNISDGIGVFAGYAGTSITVQ, from the coding sequence ATGCAACAGGTATTGTTATACATGGTTCAACTGGTTGGGTTGGCTTGTCTCATTGGGGGGAGTATGGGGTGCGAACAATTTAATCAGCCGGTGACGCTCGATGCGTTGCCTTTGCCGAAGTTATTGATTATCAATAGTATTTTTTCTCCAGATACGTTTTGGGAAGTATCTGTCACTCTTCCGAAGGAGCGGTTTGAAGACGATACCGCCACGTCGTATTTTGCAGATGCTACCGTTCGGATTTTTGGGAATGACCAATTGGTAGAAACGCTTCCTTTTGTCGTATCCTGTGCGTGTTATCGTTCTTCCTCCCAAAAACCGCAGCCCGGAGTGGGGTATCGTCTGGAAGTGTCCGCTTCGGGATATCCTACCGCAACAGCCTTTAGCCAACTTCCACAACGGTTGACGTTAGACCAAGAGACGGTTGTTATGAGCCACTCGACCGAACGGGGGCCACAAAATACCGTAAATCGGCGATTATCGGCTTTGGTCGCTATGACCTTTACCGATTCGCCTGTGGTGGGTGATCGGTATATGATTGCCATATCGCAGGAAACAGACACCGCATCGGGGAATCATACGTTTCCGACAGTGGTTACAGGTTATCGTTTTAAAACAACCAGTGAATGGTTGGCGACCTCTGGTGCGTTTAACGACGAACTATCCGGCGACGAAGACCGAAGGCGCATCGCGCCCTTTTTAGATACGGGGATGGAAGGGCAGCAAATCAAAATTCCTATTACATTTTCTGGTTATACCCTGCGATATCGGGAAGCCCAGACCACCGATGGAGCCAAATTGTTTACCGACCGCATGAAATACCGGATAATGATTGCCCGTCTCTCCCCTGAGTTGTACTTGTATGAGCGCTCGGTGATAGACCAGCGGACGTTCTCGGATGTTCCTATCGTAGAACCTGTTCCAATATATTCCAATATAAGTGATGGAATTGGTGTCTTTGCTGGTTATGCTGGAACGTCTATCACGGTTCAGTAG